Proteins found in one Prochlorococcus marinus XMU1405 genomic segment:
- a CDS encoding lysophospholipid acyltransferase family protein, with product MFVTQDIVLRFFFKKKKILNNGFSIPINSSIILAPTHRSRWDGLVLTMAMGRRVTKKDCRFMVTKSEMRGIQGWFLKRLGCFSINQLSPSLSALRYAIDLIEKGEQLVVFPEGKINKYGKKLVLKEGLYRLARLATRKKESIFIIPIGIAYSKVSPKFRDECCISFGKPIAINDYLNFSIKEFNNLLNKKMTREEKIALKNVGR from the coding sequence ATGTTCGTTACCCAGGACATTGTTTTAAGGTTCTTTTTTAAAAAAAAGAAAATTTTAAATAATGGTTTTTCTATTCCTATAAATTCCTCTATCATATTGGCTCCAACCCACAGATCAAGATGGGACGGCTTAGTACTTACCATGGCAATGGGTAGAAGGGTAACGAAAAAGGATTGTAGATTTATGGTTACTAAATCCGAAATGAGAGGAATACAAGGTTGGTTTTTAAAAAGACTTGGATGTTTTTCGATAAATCAATTATCGCCGTCTCTCTCAGCATTAAGATATGCGATTGATCTTATAGAAAAAGGAGAACAGCTAGTTGTTTTTCCCGAAGGAAAGATCAATAAATATGGAAAAAAGTTAGTTCTCAAAGAAGGTCTATACAGATTGGCACGATTAGCTACAAGAAAAAAAGAGTCGATTTTTATTATTCCAATCGGAATTGCCTATAGTAAAGTTTCTCCGAAATTCAGGGACGAATGTTGTATATCCTTTGGAAAACCAATAGCAATTAATGATTACCTAAACTTTTCTATCAAGGAATTTAATAACCTTCTAAATAAAAAAATGACTAGGGAGGAAAAAATAGCATTAAAAAATGTGGGTAGATGA
- the grxD gene encoding Grx4 family monothiol glutaredoxin — translation MDNLTRDKIKKLIDSNPVMVFMKGTKLMPQCGFSNNVVQILNSLGVTFCTFDVLSDFEVREGIKEYSDWPTIPQVYLKGEFLGGSDILIEMYNSGSLKEKIEIALAS, via the coding sequence ATGGACAACTTAACAAGAGATAAAATAAAAAAACTTATTGATTCCAATCCAGTAATGGTATTCATGAAAGGCACAAAGTTAATGCCGCAATGTGGTTTTTCAAATAACGTGGTTCAAATTTTGAATTCCCTAGGTGTAACATTTTGCACTTTTGATGTTTTAAGCGATTTCGAAGTTAGAGAAGGTATCAAAGAATATTCTGACTGGCCAACAATTCCACAAGTTTATCTTAAAGGAGAGTTTCTTGGTGGATCAGATATCCTTATCGAAATGTACAATTCAGGATCTTTAAAAGAAAAAATAGAAATTGCATTAGCGTCCTAA
- a CDS encoding response regulator transcription factor, whose translation MQSTEQILASTPGGTQLPASSQTPSRVLVVEPHPTLRTVLVQRLRQDGHLAAAVGSAAEAVDLCREQSPDLLVSAEILEQNTAMRLAQQLGSSVIVLTARSGVEALVNLLDEGADDVLRKPFGLEELAARCRTLLKRGRIGLQEKVEVGPLEVHLLLRQVTLSEKPVELSPREFALLCALLMPPGMVRSRQELLRMAWPPFSGGPRSVDTQVLTLRRKLEQAGLGEGGGITTVRQQGYRFSIDNI comes from the coding sequence ATGCAATCAACTGAGCAAATCTTAGCTTCAACCCCTGGCGGTACACAGTTGCCTGCGAGCTCTCAAACTCCTTCAAGAGTTCTTGTTGTTGAACCTCACCCCACACTTAGAACTGTCCTTGTACAAAGGCTTCGTCAAGATGGTCACCTTGCGGCCGCAGTTGGCTCGGCTGCGGAAGCAGTTGACTTGTGCAGAGAACAGTCACCTGACCTATTGGTAAGTGCAGAAATCCTGGAGCAGAATACTGCTATGAGATTAGCTCAACAACTAGGATCTTCAGTAATTGTTTTGACGGCTAGATCTGGAGTTGAAGCACTAGTTAATTTGTTAGATGAAGGAGCTGATGATGTTCTTAGAAAACCCTTTGGATTAGAAGAGTTAGCTGCAAGATGTAGAACACTTTTAAAAAGGGGAAGAATCGGATTACAAGAAAAAGTTGAAGTTGGTCCCTTAGAAGTTCATCTCCTTTTAAGACAGGTAACTCTTAGTGAGAAGCCTGTAGAGCTTAGTCCAAGGGAGTTTGCCCTGCTCTGTGCGCTTCTTATGCCTCCTGGCATGGTTAGAAGTAGGCAAGAGCTCCTAAGGATGGCTTGGCCTCCATTCAGTGGGGGTCCAAGATCTGTAGATACTCAAGTATTAACATTAAGAAGAAAATTAGAGCAGGCAGGATTGGGAGAAGGAGGGGGAATAACAACCGTGAGACAGCAAGGTTATAGATTTAGTATCGATAACATCTGA
- a CDS encoding pyridoxine 5'-phosphate synthase has product MATLGVNIDHIANVRQARKTVEPDPVQFAFLAELGGADSITVHLREDRRHIQDRDVFLLKKTIKTKLNLEMAATPEMLQIAKKIIPDYVTLVPEKREEVTTEGGLDVKSNVQYLKNFVENLKDLNIEVSAFIDPLVDQINYSKEIGFNFIELHTGKYAELSGSNQHKELQRIIESTHIANDLGLVVNAGHGLNYNNVRKIASINNMNELNIGHSIVARALAIGLEKSVREMKSLITLN; this is encoded by the coding sequence ATGGCCACTTTAGGAGTAAACATAGATCATATTGCAAATGTAAGGCAAGCAAGGAAAACTGTAGAACCTGACCCAGTACAATTTGCTTTTTTAGCTGAATTAGGAGGTGCAGACTCCATAACAGTTCATTTAAGAGAAGATAGAAGACATATTCAAGATAGAGACGTATTCCTTCTGAAAAAGACCATAAAAACAAAACTCAACTTAGAAATGGCTGCTACACCAGAAATGTTACAAATTGCCAAAAAAATTATTCCCGATTATGTAACCTTAGTACCAGAGAAACGAGAGGAGGTCACTACTGAAGGTGGGTTAGATGTTAAAAGTAATGTGCAATACCTCAAGAATTTTGTTGAAAATTTAAAAGATTTAAATATAGAGGTAAGTGCATTTATTGATCCACTTGTTGACCAGATAAATTATTCCAAAGAGATAGGGTTTAATTTTATAGAATTACATACTGGAAAATATGCTGAACTATCAGGATCTAACCAGCATAAAGAGCTCCAAAGGATTATAGAGTCTACACACATAGCAAATGACCTCGGATTAGTTGTTAATGCTGGTCATGGCCTTAACTATAATAATGTTAGGAAAATTGCATCAATTAACAATATGAATGAGTTAAATATAGGTCATAGTATTGTTGCAAGGGCTTTAGCGATTGGATTAGAAAAGTCTGTACGTGAAATGAAGTCCCTCATTACATTAAATTAA
- a CDS encoding BolA family protein — MITKEEVTNLIKKKLPFSQVFVENLKGNDHLQVTVIASEFNGLSLVKQHQLVYSALKEELASETIHALALKTETPN; from the coding sequence ATGATTACGAAAGAAGAAGTTACTAATTTAATCAAAAAAAAGTTACCATTTTCCCAAGTTTTTGTTGAAAACCTTAAGGGAAATGATCATTTGCAAGTTACTGTAATTGCATCTGAATTCAATGGATTATCATTGGTAAAACAACATCAGCTAGTCTATTCCGCTTTAAAAGAAGAATTAGCTTCAGAAACTATTCATGCGTTAGCATTAAAAACAGAAACTCCAAATTAA
- a CDS encoding MgPME-cyclase complex family protein, with product MTTYFFVAASEKFLTVEEPLDEILKERMRNYKENNKEIDFWLLKNPSFLQTTQFADLKAKIPSTPAVVLSTDKKFITFLKLRLEFVAVGEFECPNAEIIDPFKVE from the coding sequence ATGACAACATATTTTTTCGTCGCCGCAAGTGAAAAATTTTTAACAGTTGAAGAACCACTTGATGAAATTTTGAAAGAGAGGATGAGGAACTATAAAGAAAATAATAAAGAAATAGATTTTTGGCTCTTAAAAAATCCATCATTTTTACAAACCACCCAATTTGCTGATCTAAAAGCAAAAATTCCATCTACCCCAGCAGTTGTCTTGTCGACTGACAAAAAATTTATAACTTTCTTAAAGCTTCGTTTAGAGTTTGTTGCTGTGGGGGAATTCGAATGTCCTAATGCAGAAATAATTGATCCATTTAAAGTTGAGTAA
- a CDS encoding exodeoxyribonuclease V subunit gamma, which yields MLNLYKSNKIEVISELLAEELKICPPPINQKLEIVVPNYFFGNWLREQITIKNKISALYELKTISTYTESLLTNFFPAIDMSAWNFESIKWGIIDSLEELNSFNESFPLRNWINKYLDNKKIIDGDIYNLTKKITNNFIDYLIFRPEMIAQWNRYEINSSNLFKDLNSDQFWQPILYKLLEEKISEKPSCLYMIEVIKNLRKIKNVQLQVPKQIYIFSDNNLSKLHINFYSELSKFIKVNLYLLSPGEDLWNRINCLEGELEFYDNESKLNLNKNIEKIFGKFGANFQKLIDENIYTEGINLKNNLIYLDPTTNFHNKKNIPLLNQIQKRLIDNNSIDFIVSERDDSILLCEHFNQNSQFEYLRNKIIEIINSCENIKYSDIAVLSPQTNLIKPYLRYIFNNELINGEKIPYFFIDEDNHDSSGIYEFLIDITEIASEKISLEKIDYILSKKVTQNIFDFNITEKDEIIFLLTQAGFHWGLDDKERLGEEKNTLDWCINRITLGLIYDKEVNLSTFNLKPFSYKNISLDLNKWVKILIHLKKYINLIRGSFSYSNWVEKIKFILKSIADSNANFNLEISEINRILDNHAIPLIPDDLILLKVFREILISCINKAKYKSKSRVNKILVSDIENSRHIPHKVIFLIDMNSVNYPKLAKSENINLLENKYHLGDPSVFEREKYAFLELLIACRDKFIVTWVKNDNNNKKLDVSFPIKELISFFDSFLNQSQRELIIRDSDSNKNEIIDLDKSKIFKSNYSLIEDINWNEKKSDIKNYKLSELIYWFKSPQKYWLNKNNIYPKEIFIHHPDEEYVSNLQKSQLITKIIQQVEIDNHNIIDDLNELNINDQLAENGIIMPKNSIFTKEKEIKDLLSSLAASLSQHNKINKIYVKLYANKEEYLIADDNVIELINTKLSLSRLTEAWIKLLFISSLKRNIKRTKVIFRTENNYKSQIIQSPGATESNLILEDYINIFKNYSEKCLPLPPESAYKYVEAKIKSKNEKKAFTDKWIGNKIFSKGERDNIEMKMCFGNEKEPDFFLGNNNFDQLSYRLYGPLIKALKK from the coding sequence TTGCTCAATCTTTATAAGTCAAATAAAATTGAAGTAATTAGTGAGCTGTTAGCAGAGGAATTAAAAATATGTCCTCCGCCTATAAATCAGAAATTAGAAATAGTAGTCCCAAATTACTTTTTTGGAAATTGGTTACGTGAACAAATAACTATAAAAAACAAAATAAGTGCTCTTTATGAATTAAAGACAATATCAACCTATACAGAATCTTTATTGACAAATTTCTTCCCTGCAATTGATATGAGCGCATGGAATTTTGAGTCAATTAAATGGGGCATTATCGATTCCTTGGAAGAATTAAATAGCTTTAATGAATCATTTCCGCTTAGAAATTGGATTAATAAATATTTGGATAATAAAAAGATAATTGATGGAGACATATATAATCTGACAAAAAAGATCACGAATAATTTTATTGATTATCTGATTTTTAGACCTGAAATGATTGCTCAATGGAATAGATATGAAATTAATTCATCTAATCTATTTAAGGATTTAAACTCAGATCAATTCTGGCAACCTATTTTATATAAATTATTAGAGGAAAAAATATCTGAAAAGCCATCATGTTTATACATGATTGAAGTAATAAAGAATTTAAGAAAAATTAAAAACGTTCAATTACAAGTACCAAAACAAATTTATATTTTTTCAGATAATAACTTATCTAAATTACATATTAATTTTTATTCCGAACTTTCAAAATTTATTAAGGTAAATTTGTATTTATTATCTCCTGGAGAAGATCTATGGAATAGAATAAATTGTCTTGAAGGTGAGTTGGAATTTTATGATAATGAAAGTAAATTGAATTTAAATAAAAATATAGAGAAAATATTTGGTAAATTTGGAGCAAACTTTCAGAAATTAATTGATGAAAATATTTATACAGAAGGTATAAATTTAAAAAATAATCTCATTTATCTCGATCCAACAACTAATTTTCATAATAAGAAAAATATTCCTCTTCTTAATCAAATACAAAAAAGACTAATTGATAACAATAGCATTGATTTTATAGTAAGTGAAAGGGATGATTCAATATTACTTTGTGAGCATTTTAATCAGAATAGTCAATTTGAATATTTAAGAAATAAAATTATAGAAATAATAAATTCTTGCGAGAATATTAAATATAGTGATATTGCTGTTTTATCTCCACAAACTAATTTAATTAAACCTTATCTAAGGTACATCTTTAATAATGAGTTAATTAATGGTGAAAAGATACCTTATTTTTTTATTGATGAGGATAATCATGACTCTTCAGGCATTTATGAATTTCTAATTGACATCACTGAAATAGCAAGTGAAAAAATTTCACTTGAAAAAATAGATTATATTCTTTCGAAAAAAGTAACTCAGAACATTTTTGATTTTAATATTACTGAGAAGGATGAAATTATTTTCTTACTTACCCAAGCGGGGTTTCATTGGGGACTAGATGATAAAGAAAGATTAGGTGAAGAGAAAAATACTCTGGATTGGTGTATAAATAGAATCACTTTAGGCTTAATTTATGACAAAGAAGTAAATTTAAGTACTTTTAATTTAAAACCATTTAGCTATAAAAATATAAGTTTGGATTTGAATAAATGGGTTAAAATATTAATTCATTTAAAAAAATATATTAATTTGATAAGGGGATCTTTTTCTTACTCTAATTGGGTTGAAAAGATAAAGTTTATATTAAAAAGTATTGCTGATTCTAATGCAAATTTCAATTTAGAAATAAGTGAAATAAATAGAATTCTTGATAACCACGCAATACCTTTAATACCTGATGATCTTATCTTGTTAAAAGTTTTTAGAGAAATATTAATTTCTTGCATAAATAAAGCTAAATATAAAAGCAAATCACGAGTCAACAAGATCCTAGTAAGTGATATTGAGAATTCAAGGCATATTCCACATAAGGTTATCTTCCTAATAGACATGAATAGTGTTAATTATCCAAAATTAGCAAAGAGTGAAAACATTAATTTATTAGAAAATAAATATCATTTGGGTGATCCATCTGTTTTTGAAAGAGAGAAATATGCATTTCTGGAGTTGTTAATTGCCTGCAGAGATAAATTTATAGTTACTTGGGTAAAAAATGATAATAACAATAAAAAATTAGATGTTTCTTTTCCTATAAAAGAGTTAATTTCTTTTTTTGATAGTTTCTTAAATCAAAGCCAAAGAGAACTAATAATTAGAGATTCTGATTCAAATAAAAATGAAATAATTGATCTTGATAAATCTAAGATTTTTAAAAGTAATTATTCTTTAATAGAAGATATAAATTGGAATGAAAAAAAATCTGATATTAAAAATTACAAATTATCAGAATTAATTTATTGGTTCAAGTCTCCACAAAAATATTGGCTTAATAAAAACAATATTTATCCCAAGGAAATATTTATTCATCATCCAGACGAAGAGTATGTTAGTAATCTGCAAAAGTCGCAACTAATTACAAAAATAATCCAGCAAGTAGAGATTGATAATCATAATATTATTGATGATTTAAATGAATTAAATATTAATGATCAATTGGCTGAAAATGGTATTATTATGCCCAAAAATAGTATCTTTACAAAAGAAAAAGAAATCAAAGACTTATTAAGCAGTCTAGCTGCAAGTTTGAGTCAACATAATAAGATTAATAAAATCTATGTTAAGTTATATGCGAATAAAGAAGAATATTTAATCGCTGATGACAACGTAATTGAATTAATTAATACGAAGTTAAGTTTAAGTCGTTTGACTGAGGCTTGGATAAAATTACTCTTTATTTCTTCTTTGAAGAGAAATATAAAAAGGACTAAAGTAATTTTTAGAACAGAAAATAATTATAAATCGCAAATTATTCAATCTCCTGGAGCAACTGAATCAAATCTAATTTTGGAGGATTACATAAATATTTTTAAAAATTATTCTGAAAAATGTTTACCTCTTCCTCCAGAAAGTGCTTATAAATATGTAGAAGCAAAAATAAAATCAAAAAATGAAAAAAAAGCTTTTACAGATAAATGGATTGGTAATAAAATTTTTTCTAAAGGAGAAAGAGATAATATCGAAATGAAAATGTGTTTTGGTAATGAAAAAGAACCAGATTTCTTTCTTGGAAATAATAATTTTGATCAATTATCATACAGATTATATGGTCCTCTAATTAAAGCATTAAAGAAATAA
- the crtH gene encoding carotenoid isomerase produces MKSNKENFDAIIIGSGIGGLVTASQLAAKGADVLVLEKYIIPGGSGGSFKRNGYTFDVGASMIFGFGDKGYTNLLTRALKDVNEKCETIPDPVQLEYHLPNNFNISVNKNYDQFINKLSARFPKEKEGIKNFYDTCASVFKCLDSMPLLSIEDPSYLFKVFFKSPLSCLGLARWLPVNAGDVARKFIKDPELLKFIDIECFCWSVMPAIKTPMINAGMVFTDRHAGGINYPKGGVGTIAEKLVSGIEKFGSKIRYKANVVEILLKDEKAVGVKLSNGEEIYSDIIVSNSTRWDTFGLKDKKKGLIASKDVPKSEYKWSETYKSSPSFVSIHLGVKKNLISNNFNCHHIIVENWDELESEKGVIFVSIPTLLDSSLAPEGKHIVHAFTPSSMSEWEGLSRKEYLQKKEKYFSFIVERISQILPNLEENIDHKEIGTPKTHKKFLGRYEGSYGPIPRQKLLGLLPMPFNTTKIKNLYCVGDSCFPGQGLNAVAFSGYACAHKIGSKLNINSFNLPD; encoded by the coding sequence ATGAAATCTAATAAGGAAAATTTTGATGCTATCATAATTGGCTCAGGAATAGGTGGGTTAGTGACTGCATCTCAGTTAGCTGCCAAAGGAGCTGACGTTTTAGTTCTTGAGAAATATATAATTCCAGGAGGAAGCGGCGGCTCTTTTAAAAGAAACGGTTATACCTTTGATGTTGGTGCTTCTATGATATTTGGATTTGGAGACAAAGGTTATACCAATTTATTAACTCGTGCTCTTAAAGATGTAAATGAAAAATGTGAAACTATTCCTGATCCGGTGCAATTGGAATATCACCTTCCAAATAACTTTAATATTTCTGTAAATAAAAATTATGATCAATTTATAAACAAATTATCAGCAAGATTTCCTAAGGAAAAAGAAGGTATAAAAAATTTTTACGATACCTGTGCCAGTGTCTTCAAATGTTTAGATTCAATGCCTCTTTTATCAATAGAAGATCCAAGTTATCTTTTCAAAGTTTTCTTTAAATCTCCCTTATCCTGCTTAGGTTTAGCGAGATGGCTACCTGTAAATGCAGGAGATGTCGCCAGAAAGTTTATAAAAGATCCTGAGCTTTTAAAATTTATCGATATCGAATGTTTTTGTTGGTCAGTAATGCCTGCAATTAAAACTCCCATGATTAATGCTGGAATGGTTTTTACAGATAGACATGCTGGTGGTATAAATTATCCAAAAGGGGGAGTAGGAACTATAGCAGAAAAGTTAGTCTCTGGGATCGAAAAATTTGGTAGCAAAATACGCTACAAAGCCAATGTTGTTGAAATACTTTTAAAGGACGAGAAAGCAGTGGGAGTAAAGCTTTCAAATGGGGAAGAAATTTACTCAGATATCATCGTATCTAATTCCACAAGATGGGATACATTTGGACTGAAAGACAAAAAGAAAGGATTAATTGCAAGTAAAGATGTACCAAAAAGTGAATATAAGTGGTCAGAGACCTATAAATCCTCTCCATCTTTTGTCTCAATTCACCTTGGAGTTAAAAAAAATCTGATCAGTAATAACTTTAATTGTCATCATATAATTGTTGAGAATTGGGATGAATTAGAAAGTGAAAAAGGAGTTATTTTTGTCTCTATACCTACTTTGCTTGATTCGTCTTTAGCTCCAGAAGGAAAACATATCGTTCATGCATTTACTCCATCATCAATGAGTGAATGGGAAGGACTATCGAGGAAAGAATATCTTCAAAAGAAAGAAAAATACTTTTCATTTATTGTTGAAAGAATTTCACAAATTTTACCGAATCTTGAAGAGAATATCGATCATAAAGAAATTGGTACTCCAAAAACTCATAAAAAGTTTCTTGGAAGATACGAAGGTAGTTATGGACCTATTCCTAGACAAAAGTTGCTTGGACTTTTACCAATGCCTTTTAATACTACAAAAATTAAAAATCTTTATTGCGTAGGGGATTCATGCTTCCCAGGTCAAGGCTTAAATGCAGTAGCTTTTAGTGGATATGCTTGTGCCCATAAAATAGGTTCAAAATTAAATATAAATAGTTTCAACTTGCCAGATTAA
- a CDS encoding methyltransferase family protein — protein sequence MSKFQLKNFFKPAYDLMLVFLQFFIIILHFFQWEFLPQKQIIQASPFSYSLGILIIIIAFIIMLVSIKDLGRNLSPFPRPINNCNLVTTGIYRFTRHPMYYSLIFFSIGFFIIKLSIYYLFLTISLALIIKFKIALEEKYLMNKFKNYLLYKNEVKF from the coding sequence ATGTCTAAATTTCAATTAAAAAATTTTTTTAAACCTGCTTATGATCTAATGCTTGTTTTTTTACAGTTCTTTATTATTATTCTTCATTTTTTTCAATGGGAATTTCTTCCTCAAAAACAAATAATTCAAGCAAGTCCTTTTTCTTATTCCCTGGGTATTTTAATTATCATAATCGCTTTCATAATAATGTTAGTTTCAATTAAAGACTTAGGTAGAAATTTATCCCCTTTCCCAAGACCTATAAACAATTGCAATCTAGTTACTACAGGTATTTATCGATTTACCCGTCATCCTATGTACTATTCTTTAATATTTTTTTCCATTGGATTTTTTATAATAAAATTATCTATTTATTATTTATTTTTGACAATAAGTTTAGCTTTAATAATTAAATTTAAGATTGCCTTGGAAGAGAAATATTTAATGAATAAATTTAAGAATTACTTACTTTATAAAAATGAGGTCAAATTTTAA
- a CDS encoding DUF6761 family protein: protein MTSFENPRAIRHFQSICDSCQDLVNRFHTPSDLKLYSDGYLQALRNCNALEQKDQDKLERLIERWILDPSSFIDPEGEGNKGFFDKKRI from the coding sequence ATGACATCATTTGAAAACCCCAGAGCAATTCGTCATTTTCAATCAATTTGTGATAGTTGCCAAGACTTGGTTAATCGTTTTCATACGCCATCTGATCTTAAATTATATAGTGATGGTTACCTTCAAGCCTTAAGGAATTGCAATGCTTTAGAGCAAAAAGATCAAGATAAATTAGAAAGGTTAATAGAAAGATGGATTTTAGATCCATCTAGTTTTATTGATCCTGAGGGAGAGGGAAATAAAGGTTTTTTTGATAAAAAAAGGATTTAA